In Xiphias gladius isolate SHS-SW01 ecotype Sanya breed wild chromosome 6, ASM1685928v1, whole genome shotgun sequence, a single genomic region encodes these proteins:
- the adgrl2a gene encoding adhesion G protein-coupled receptor L2 isoform X2, with product MACSLWKLHTFCWFLITLAQVHSTEGFSRAALPFGLVRRELSCEGYPIDLRCPGSDVIMIESANYGRTDDKICDADPFQMENINCYLPDAYKIMSQRCNNRTQCIVITGSDVFPDPCPGTYKYLEVQYECVPYIFLCPGTLKAVGDPSFLFEVEQQAGAWCKDPLQAGDKIYFMPWTPYRTDTLFEYSSLDDFQNARQTITYKLPHRVDGTGFVVYDGAVFFNKERTRNIVKFDLRTRIKSGEAIINNANYHDTSPYKWGGKTDIDLAVDENGLWVIYATEQNNGMMVISQLNPYTLRFEATWDTTYDKRSASNAFMVCGVLYVVRSTYEDNESEVSKSLIDYIYNTKQNRGEYVDIHFPNQYQYIAAVDYNPRDNQLYVWNNFYILRYNLEFGPPDPAHAPPLSEATLSPQPQRTTTTTTTTTVHRGVANTTTTTGLKEGGRGAPKPPPVIPQTTSPPPPESFPLPERFCEATEKRDIMWPQTQRGMLVERPCPKGTRGTASYLCVLSTGAWHPKGPDLSNCTSHWVNQVAQKIRSGENAANLANELAKHTKGPIFAGDVSSSVRLMEQLVDILDAQLQELRPSEKDSAGRSFNKLQKRERTCRAYMKAIVDTVDNLLRPEALKSWQDMNSTEQTHAATMLLDTLEEGAFVLADNLMEPAFVKVPADNIILDVYVLSTDGQVQDFKFPQSSKGGISIQLSANTVKLNSRNGVAKLVFVLYKNLGQFLSTENATLKMANEAHGRNVSVAVNSDIIAASINKESSRVFINDPVIFTLEHIDMEHYFNSNCSFWNYSERSMMGYWSTQGCKLLESNKTHTTCSCSHLTNFAILMAHHEISVNDRVHELLLTVITRVGIVVSLVCLTISIFTFCFFRGLQSDRNTIHKNLCINLFIAELIFLIGIDMTEPTIGCAIIAGILHFFFLASFSWMCLEGVQLYLMLVEVFESEYSRKKYYYVSGYLFPAIVVGVSAAVDYRSYGTEKACWLSVDNHFIWSFIGPVTFIIMLNLIFLVITMYKMVKHSTTLKPDSSRLENIKSWVMGAFALLCLLGLTWSFGLFFINEASIVMAYLFTIFNTFQGMFIFIFHCLLQKKVRKEYSKCFRHTYCCGGLPTESSHGSAKTSTTRTSARYSSGTQSRIRRMWNDTVRKQSESSFISGDINSTSTLNQGMTGNYLLTNPLLRPQGTNNPYNTLLAETVVCNTPTAPVFNSPAALRPDSLSRQT from the exons ATGCAACAATCGGACCCAGTGCATTGTGATCACAGGTTCAGATGTCTTCCCTGACCCCTGCCCAGGGACATACAAATACCTGGAGGTCCAGTATGAGTGTGTGCCCTACA tttttctttgtcctgGGACTCTGAAAGCTGTCGGTGATCCTTCCTTTCTATTTGAAGTGGAGCAGCAAGCTGGTGCCTGGTGCAAAGACCCGCTGCAAGCCGGTGACAAAATCTACTTCATGCCTTGGACTCCTTATAGGACAGACACTCTCTTTGAGTATTCCTCCCTGGATGACTTCCAAAATGCCCGGCAAACCATCACCTACAAGTTGCCCCACCGGGTGGATGGGACTGGATTCGTGGTCTACGATGGGGCCGTGTTTTTCAACAAGGAACGTACGCGTAACATTGTGAAGTTTGACCTGCGGACTCGAATCAAAAGTGGTGAAGCGATCATCAATAATGCCAACTATCACGACACGTCGCCCTACAAGTGGGGTGGTAAAACAGATATTGATCTGGCAGTAGATGAGAACGGGCTATGGGTGATCTATGCCACAGAGCAGAACAACGGGATGATGGTAATCAGCCAGTTGAACCCTTACACACTACGTTTTGAGGCAACCTGGGACACAACCTATGATAAGCGCTCAGCCTCCAATGCCTTCATGGTTTGTGGAGTACTGTATGTGGTCCGCTCCACCTATGAAGACAATGAAAGCGAGGTCAGCAAGAGCCTGATCGATTACATTTACAATACCAAACAGAATCGTGGGGAATACGTTGATATCCACTTTCCCAACCAGTACCAGTACATTGCAGCTGTGGATTACAATCCGCGAGATAACCAGCTCTATGTGTGGAATAATTTTTACATCCTGAGGTACAATCTGGAGTTTGGACCACCTGATCCAGCACATG CTCCACCACTTTCAGAAGCCACCCTATCCCCTCAGCCTCAGAGAACtacaaccaccaccacaacaaccaCAGTGCACCGGGGTGTGGCCAACACTACCACCACAACAGGGCTCAAGGAGGGCGGCAGGGGAGCACCCAAGCCGCCTCCTGTGATTCCACAGACTACTTCCCCTCCTCCCCCGGAGTCCTTCCCTCTACCTGAGCGCTTCTGCGAGGCCACTGAGAAAAGAGACATAATGTGGCCTCAGACTCAGAGGGGCATGCTCGTGGAGCGACCTTGCCCCAAGGGAACACGAG GCACAGCCTCTTATTTATGTGTCCTTTCCACTGGGGCCTGGCACCCGAAGGGCCCTGATCTCAGCAACTGTACCTCCCACTGGGTCAACCAAGTAGCCCAGAAG ATCCGCAGCGGTGAAAATGCAGCTAACTTGGCCAACGAGTTAGCCAAACACACCAAAGGCCCCATCTTTGCCGGGGACGTCAGCTCCTCTGTGCGCCTGATGGAGCAGCTGGTGGACATCTTGGATGCTCAGCTGCAGGAGCTCCGACCCAGCGAGAAGGATTCTGCGGGACGGAGCTTCAACAAG CTTCAAAAACGAGAAAGGACATGCAGGGCATACATGAAG GCCATTGTGGACACAGTAGATAACCTTCTGCGACCAGAGGCCTTGAAGTCCTGGCAAGACATGAACAGCACAGAACAAACGCATGCAGCCACCATGTTACTGGATACTCTGGAGGAGGGGGCCTTTGTCCTTGCTGACAACCTCATGGAACCTGCCTTTGTCAAAGTTCCTGCAGACAATATAA TCCTGGATGTGTATGTGCTCAGCACAGATGGCCAGGTTCAGGATTTTAAATTTCCACAGTCCAGCAAGGGTGGTATCTCAATCCAGCTCTCGGCCAACACTGTCAAGCTCAACAGTCGGAACG GAGTTGCCAAGCTGGTTTTTGTCCTCTACAAAAACCTGGGCCAGTTTCTCAGTACAGAGAACGCCACCCTCAAGATGGCCAACGAGGCTCACGGCCGCAACGTGTCAGTGGCAGTCAACTCGGACATTATTGCTGCTTCAATCAACAAAGAGTCCAGCCGTGTATTCATTAATGACCCGGTGATTTTTACCCTGGAGCACATTGAT ATGGAGCACTACTTCAACTCCAATTGCTCCTTCTGGAATTACTCTGAGAGGAGTATGATGGGCTACTGGTCCACCCAAGGCTGCAAACTCCTGGAGtccaataaaacacacactacCTGCTCCTGCAGTCATCTCACCAACTTTGCCATTCTCATGGCACACCATGAAATCTCA GTTAATGACAGAGTCCATGAGCTCCTTCTTACCGTCATAACTCGCGTCGGGATCGTGGTGTCCCTCGTCTGCCTCACCATCAGCATCTTCACCTTCTGCTTTTTCCGGGGCCTGCAGAGTGATCGCAACACCATCCACAAGAACTTGTGCATAAATCTCTTCATCGCCGAGTTAATATTCCTAATCGGTATTGATATGACGGAACCCACG ATTGGATGCGCTATCATTGCGGGGATCCTTCACTTCTTCTTCCTGGCTTCCTTCTCCTGGATGTGTCTTGAGGGGGTCCAGCTGTACCTCATGCTTGTGGAGGTCTTTGAGAGTGAATACTCACGGAAAAAGTACTACTACGTGTCTGGTTACCTCTTCCCTGCCATCGTGGTCGGTGTTTCCGCAGCAGTTGACTACAGGAGCTACGGGACCGAGAAAGC GTGCTGGCTAAGTGTGGATAATCATTTCATATGGAGTTTTATAGGACCTGTCACCTTTATCATCATG CTCAATCTCATCTTCCTGGTCATCACAATGTACAAAATGGTGAAGCACTCTACCACCCTGAAACCAGACTCTAGCCGACTGGAGAATATAAA ATCCTGGGTCATGGGTGCCTTCGCCCTGCTGTGTCTGCTGGGTCTGACGTGGTCCTTCGGTCTCTTCTTCATCAATGAGGCCTCGATTGTCATGGCGTACCTCTTCACCATATTCAACACCTTCCAAGGAATGTTTATCTTCATCTTCCATTGCCTTCTCCAGAAAAAA GTCCGCAAAGAGTACAGCAAGTGCTTCCGCCACACGTACTGCTGCGGAGGGCTGCCAACTGAGAGTTCACACGGTTCTGCAAAGACCTCCACCACAAGGACCAGCGCACGCTACTCCTCTGGTACACAG AGTCGTATCAGGAGAATGTGGAATGACACCGTAAGAAAGCAATCTGAGTCCTCCTTTATCTCAGGTGACATCAACAGCACCTCCACCCTTAACCAAG GAATGACCGGGAATTATCTACTAACAAATCCTCTTCTTCGACCACAAGGCACTAACAACCCTTATAATACCTTACTGGCTGAGACAGTCGTATGTAACACCCCCACGGCTCCAGTGTTTAACTCGCCAG CTGCTCTTAGACCAGATAGCCTGAGCAGACAGACATGA
- the adgrl2a gene encoding adhesion G protein-coupled receptor L2 isoform X5: MACSLWKLHTFCWFLITLAQVHSTEGFSRAALPFGLVRRELSCEGYPIDLRCPGSDVIMIESANYGRTDDKICDADPFQMENINCYLPDAYKIMSQRCNNRTQCIVITGSDVFPDPCPGTYKYLEVQYECVPYIFLCPGTLKAVGDPSFLFEVEQQAGAWCKDPLQAGDKIYFMPWTPYRTDTLFEYSSLDDFQNARQTITYKLPHRVDGTGFVVYDGAVFFNKERTRNIVKFDLRTRIKSGEAIINNANYHDTSPYKWGGKTDIDLAVDENGLWVIYATEQNNGMMVISQLNPYTLRFEATWDTTYDKRSASNAFMVCGVLYVVRSTYEDNESEVSKSLIDYIYNTKQNRGEYVDIHFPNQYQYIAAVDYNPRDNQLYVWNNFYILRYNLEFGPPDPAHAPPLSEATLSPQPQRTTTTTTTTTVHRGVANTTTTTGLKEGGRGAPKPPPVIPQTTSPPPPESFPLPERFCEATEKRDIMWPQTQRGMLVERPCPKGTRGTASYLCVLSTGAWHPKGPDLSNCTSHWVNQVAQKIRSGENAANLANELAKHTKGPIFAGDVSSSVRLMEQLVDILDAQLQELRPSEKDSAGRSFNKLQKRERTCRAYMKAIVDTVDNLLRPEALKSWQDMNSTEQTHAATMLLDTLEEGAFVLADNLMEPAFVKVPADNIILDVYVLSTDGQVQDFKFPQSSKGGISIQLSANTVKLNSRNGVAKLVFVLYKNLGQFLSTENATLKMANEAHGRNVSVAVNSDIIAASINKESSRVFINDPVIFTLEHIDMEHYFNSNCSFWNYSERSMMGYWSTQGCKLLESNKTHTTCSCSHLTNFAILMAHHEISVNDRVHELLLTVITRVGIVVSLVCLTISIFTFCFFRGLQSDRNTIHKNLCINLFIAELIFLIGIDMTEPTIGCAIIAGILHFFFLASFSWMCLEGVQLYLMLVEVFESEYSRKKYYYVSGYLFPAIVVGVSAAVDYRSYGTEKACWLSVDNHFIWSFIGPVTFIIMLNLIFLVITMYKMVKHSTTLKPDSSRLENIKSWVMGAFALLCLLGLTWSFGLFFINEASIVMAYLFTIFNTFQGMFIFIFHCLLQKKVRKEYSKCFRHTYCCGGLPTESSHGSAKTSTTRTSARYSSGTQSRIRRMWNDTVRKQSESSFISGDINSTSTLNQGMTGNYLLTNPLLRPQGTNNPYNTLLAETVVCNTPTAPVFNSPVTYRETRHSLNNAVRDTSAMDTLPLNGNFNNSYSLRNGDFGDSVQVVDCGLSLDDAAFEKMIISELVHNNLRACNKSHQQQQQQQQHPSLHHPPHHQQPPHYHHHHHVERAPPKVTVIGGSSSEGDAILADASSLMHMGDTVGLELHHQQELEAPLIPQRTHSLLYAPQKKVRTDGGVDTFVSQLTPTTPDDSLQSPNRDSLYTSMPNLRDSPYPETSPDVVEDLSPSKTSENEDVYYKSMPNLGAGNQLQAYYQIGRGSSDGYIIPITKEGCILEGDVREGQMQLVTSL, translated from the exons ATGCAACAATCGGACCCAGTGCATTGTGATCACAGGTTCAGATGTCTTCCCTGACCCCTGCCCAGGGACATACAAATACCTGGAGGTCCAGTATGAGTGTGTGCCCTACA tttttctttgtcctgGGACTCTGAAAGCTGTCGGTGATCCTTCCTTTCTATTTGAAGTGGAGCAGCAAGCTGGTGCCTGGTGCAAAGACCCGCTGCAAGCCGGTGACAAAATCTACTTCATGCCTTGGACTCCTTATAGGACAGACACTCTCTTTGAGTATTCCTCCCTGGATGACTTCCAAAATGCCCGGCAAACCATCACCTACAAGTTGCCCCACCGGGTGGATGGGACTGGATTCGTGGTCTACGATGGGGCCGTGTTTTTCAACAAGGAACGTACGCGTAACATTGTGAAGTTTGACCTGCGGACTCGAATCAAAAGTGGTGAAGCGATCATCAATAATGCCAACTATCACGACACGTCGCCCTACAAGTGGGGTGGTAAAACAGATATTGATCTGGCAGTAGATGAGAACGGGCTATGGGTGATCTATGCCACAGAGCAGAACAACGGGATGATGGTAATCAGCCAGTTGAACCCTTACACACTACGTTTTGAGGCAACCTGGGACACAACCTATGATAAGCGCTCAGCCTCCAATGCCTTCATGGTTTGTGGAGTACTGTATGTGGTCCGCTCCACCTATGAAGACAATGAAAGCGAGGTCAGCAAGAGCCTGATCGATTACATTTACAATACCAAACAGAATCGTGGGGAATACGTTGATATCCACTTTCCCAACCAGTACCAGTACATTGCAGCTGTGGATTACAATCCGCGAGATAACCAGCTCTATGTGTGGAATAATTTTTACATCCTGAGGTACAATCTGGAGTTTGGACCACCTGATCCAGCACATG CTCCACCACTTTCAGAAGCCACCCTATCCCCTCAGCCTCAGAGAACtacaaccaccaccacaacaaccaCAGTGCACCGGGGTGTGGCCAACACTACCACCACAACAGGGCTCAAGGAGGGCGGCAGGGGAGCACCCAAGCCGCCTCCTGTGATTCCACAGACTACTTCCCCTCCTCCCCCGGAGTCCTTCCCTCTACCTGAGCGCTTCTGCGAGGCCACTGAGAAAAGAGACATAATGTGGCCTCAGACTCAGAGGGGCATGCTCGTGGAGCGACCTTGCCCCAAGGGAACACGAG GCACAGCCTCTTATTTATGTGTCCTTTCCACTGGGGCCTGGCACCCGAAGGGCCCTGATCTCAGCAACTGTACCTCCCACTGGGTCAACCAAGTAGCCCAGAAG ATCCGCAGCGGTGAAAATGCAGCTAACTTGGCCAACGAGTTAGCCAAACACACCAAAGGCCCCATCTTTGCCGGGGACGTCAGCTCCTCTGTGCGCCTGATGGAGCAGCTGGTGGACATCTTGGATGCTCAGCTGCAGGAGCTCCGACCCAGCGAGAAGGATTCTGCGGGACGGAGCTTCAACAAG CTTCAAAAACGAGAAAGGACATGCAGGGCATACATGAAG GCCATTGTGGACACAGTAGATAACCTTCTGCGACCAGAGGCCTTGAAGTCCTGGCAAGACATGAACAGCACAGAACAAACGCATGCAGCCACCATGTTACTGGATACTCTGGAGGAGGGGGCCTTTGTCCTTGCTGACAACCTCATGGAACCTGCCTTTGTCAAAGTTCCTGCAGACAATATAA TCCTGGATGTGTATGTGCTCAGCACAGATGGCCAGGTTCAGGATTTTAAATTTCCACAGTCCAGCAAGGGTGGTATCTCAATCCAGCTCTCGGCCAACACTGTCAAGCTCAACAGTCGGAACG GAGTTGCCAAGCTGGTTTTTGTCCTCTACAAAAACCTGGGCCAGTTTCTCAGTACAGAGAACGCCACCCTCAAGATGGCCAACGAGGCTCACGGCCGCAACGTGTCAGTGGCAGTCAACTCGGACATTATTGCTGCTTCAATCAACAAAGAGTCCAGCCGTGTATTCATTAATGACCCGGTGATTTTTACCCTGGAGCACATTGAT ATGGAGCACTACTTCAACTCCAATTGCTCCTTCTGGAATTACTCTGAGAGGAGTATGATGGGCTACTGGTCCACCCAAGGCTGCAAACTCCTGGAGtccaataaaacacacactacCTGCTCCTGCAGTCATCTCACCAACTTTGCCATTCTCATGGCACACCATGAAATCTCA GTTAATGACAGAGTCCATGAGCTCCTTCTTACCGTCATAACTCGCGTCGGGATCGTGGTGTCCCTCGTCTGCCTCACCATCAGCATCTTCACCTTCTGCTTTTTCCGGGGCCTGCAGAGTGATCGCAACACCATCCACAAGAACTTGTGCATAAATCTCTTCATCGCCGAGTTAATATTCCTAATCGGTATTGATATGACGGAACCCACG ATTGGATGCGCTATCATTGCGGGGATCCTTCACTTCTTCTTCCTGGCTTCCTTCTCCTGGATGTGTCTTGAGGGGGTCCAGCTGTACCTCATGCTTGTGGAGGTCTTTGAGAGTGAATACTCACGGAAAAAGTACTACTACGTGTCTGGTTACCTCTTCCCTGCCATCGTGGTCGGTGTTTCCGCAGCAGTTGACTACAGGAGCTACGGGACCGAGAAAGC GTGCTGGCTAAGTGTGGATAATCATTTCATATGGAGTTTTATAGGACCTGTCACCTTTATCATCATG CTCAATCTCATCTTCCTGGTCATCACAATGTACAAAATGGTGAAGCACTCTACCACCCTGAAACCAGACTCTAGCCGACTGGAGAATATAAA ATCCTGGGTCATGGGTGCCTTCGCCCTGCTGTGTCTGCTGGGTCTGACGTGGTCCTTCGGTCTCTTCTTCATCAATGAGGCCTCGATTGTCATGGCGTACCTCTTCACCATATTCAACACCTTCCAAGGAATGTTTATCTTCATCTTCCATTGCCTTCTCCAGAAAAAA GTCCGCAAAGAGTACAGCAAGTGCTTCCGCCACACGTACTGCTGCGGAGGGCTGCCAACTGAGAGTTCACACGGTTCTGCAAAGACCTCCACCACAAGGACCAGCGCACGCTACTCCTCTGGTACACAG AGTCGTATCAGGAGAATGTGGAATGACACCGTAAGAAAGCAATCTGAGTCCTCCTTTATCTCAGGTGACATCAACAGCACCTCCACCCTTAACCAAG GAATGACCGGGAATTATCTACTAACAAATCCTCTTCTTCGACCACAAGGCACTAACAACCCTTATAATACCTTACTGGCTGAGACAGTCGTATGTAACACCCCCACGGCTCCAGTGTTTAACTCGCCAG TGACCTACAGAGAGACAA GGCACTCACTGAACAATGCGGTGAGGGATACGAGTGCAATGGATACTCTACCGCTAAATGGTAACTTTAATAATAGCTACTCGCTCCGCAATGGGGACTTTGGCGACAGTGTGCAGGTAGTAGACTGCGGCCTCAGTCTGGACGATGCTGCCTTCGAGAAAATGATCATCTCCGAGCTAGTACACAACAACCTGCGTGCCTGTAACAAAAGCcaccaacagcaacagcaacagcagcagcaccccAGTTTACATCATCCGCCCCACCACCAGCAGCCCCCGCAttaccaccatcaccaccatgtGGAGCGGGCTCCGCCCAAGGTGACGGTGATAggcggcagcagcagtgaagGCGATGCTATCCTAGCTGATGCTTCGTCTTTGATGCATATGGGTGACACAGTGGGCCTTGAGCTGCACCAtcagcaggagctggaggcaCCGCTCATCCCCCAGCGGACTCACTCCCTTCTGTATGCACCCCAGAAGAAGGTGAGGACCGATGGGGGAGTTGATACTTTTGTCAGCCAGCTGACACCCACCACCCCTGACGATAGTTTGCAATCCCCAAACAGAGACTCCTTGTACACTAGTATGCCTAATCTTAGGGACTCACCATACCCAGAGACCAGCCCCGATGTGGTGGAGGACTTGTCCCCTTCTAAGACGAGTGAGAATGAGGACGTTTACTACAAGAGCATGCCTAACTTAGGGGCTGGGAACCAGCTCCAAGCCTATTACCAGATAGGCCGAGGGAGCAGTGACGGTTACATTATACCTATTACTAAAGAGGGCTGCATCCTTGAAGGCGATGTACGGGAAGGACAGATGCAGTTAGTGACAAgcctttaa